The genomic window TTAGCTCTCTTAAGTGGTCAAACAATACTTTTCTGTTGGCGGGTTTGTGCATATCAATAAAATCGATTACCACAATGCCACCCATATCTCTTAGCCTCAATTGGCGAGCAATTTCTTTTGCAGCTTCTTTATTAACCTGCAATGCATTTTCTTCTTGGTTCTCTTTGCTAGCGGTTCTATTGCCACTATTTACGTCTATAACGTGCAAAGCTTCGGTATGTTCTACTACTAAGTAGGCGCCTCCAGCCAAGTTTACGGTTTTCCCGAAACCGTTTTTAATTTGTTTTTCAACCCCAAAGTGGTCAAAAATGTGTTCTTTGTGCTTATAGTATTTTACAATACGCTCCATTTCAGGAGAAATTTCGTGCACATAAGAACGAATGTCTTCAAATAATGATTGGTCGTTTACATAAACATTGGTAAAATCGGTGCTTAAAATATCGCGTATCAACGTCGATGTTCTATCCATTCACCCCAAACACGCTTAGCAGGTTCTGTTTCTGGAAGCTTTTTCATAAAGCTTTCCCATTTAGAAATAGAATCAAGTAAGTCTTTTTGTAATTCGGCAACTCCCTTTCCCTCAGAAACTGTTCTAATGATTACCCCAAAATTTTTAGGTTTAATACTTTCGATAATCTTTTTTAAGCGATTACGTTCGGTATTGCTCTTAATTTTTTTTGAAATAGAGATTACATTAGAAAAAGGTACAAGCACAGTATATCGTCCCGCTATCGAGAGATCTGAACTTAACCTAGGTCCTTTAGTAGAAATGGGTTCTTTGGCTATCTGTACAGGTACCAATAAATTTTTGCTTACAACTTCCGAGATTTTCCCCGCCTTGTTGATATCAGCTTCTAATTTAAAGTTATCCAATAAAGTGCCCTGTGTGCCGTTACGTCTAATCTTCGTTAGCTTTATAAGAGATTGAACCTGAGGGCCTAAATCAAAGTAATGCAAAAATGCATCTTTTTCGTAACCAACATCTACAAAAGCGGCATTTAAACCGGGCATAATTTTTTTAATGCGGCCTAAATAAATATCGCCTACTGCGTAATTGTTGTTAACGCTTTCTTTGTGAAGCTCAACAAGCTGTTTGTCTTCTATTAAAGCTATGGTTACTCCCGTAGAAGTAGAATCTATGATTAATTCTTTTACCAAAGCTACAGATTTTAAGGCTTTTAAACCTTATTAACACATGGACCAAAAAACTTACAATCCAAAAGTAAACCTCCCAATATTTTCGGGACATTTACTTTTGGCCATTCACTTAAAGAAAATTATTTTTTCTTGTGTCTGTTTTTTCTTAAACGTTTTTTGCGTTTGTGGGTAGCCATTTTATGTCTTTTTCTTTTTTTACCGCTTGGCATAATTTTAAATTTTAAATGTTTTTATTAATTATTTTTTCAACTCGGCTACCTTTTTATCTATAAAACTAGATAAAGTTGGATTTGCCGCTAGTTTCTTACTTTGCAAATAAGCGTCTATAGCCTCTTTGTTTTTGCCTAAATTCTCGTAGGCTGTTGCTAAATAGAAGTAGCTATCTGGTGTTGCCTTTATGTTTTTGATAATATCTTCAAAACGAGTAATCGCTTTGTCGAACTGACCAGATTTAATTGCGAACATGCCTAAATTCATATTTGCCTTAAAATTTTTAGGGTCTTTCTTTACCACATCTAAAAGCATTGCGATACCTTCCATTGGCGCACCTGCACCATTTACAATTACCACTCCCATCCCCGTCTTAGCATCTAAGTTGGTAGAGTCTATTGCAATAGCTTCGCCAAAAGCATGGTTTGCTTTCTGAAGCATGATTGGTTTAGCAATGCTATCTTGTGTATTATCAAAAGCTTTTAAAAAACGGTCGCCAGCTTTAACCCAGTTCTCTAATGAAGATTGCGCATTTGCAGCTTCTTCTAAATAGAGTGCGCTTGGAATAGCTTGCTCTAAATCATCCCATTTTTGGGCCAAAACCTTGGCTTGGCTTATTTTTTCTTCTCCAGAAGCTTTCTGATAAGCCGTTTCTAGCGAAGTAAACTCTTTAGCTGCTGCATTACTAATTAGGTTTTTTGCAGTGGCAGAAGCCTCTAACAAGCTTAAAACCGGAGCTTGCGCCTCAGTTGGCATAGCCGATGCAGCATCTTCTTTGGGCTTTACCAAACCCTTGATATCTTGGCTAAATAAAAAGCCCACAAGCAATACAATGCCTGCAATAATTACAATTTGTGTTGTGCGTGGGCTTTTCATGTCAATCAAAATTAAGCTTCAGCTTTAGCTTTTTTAGTATTGTTTTTAACTTTATCAACAAATACTTTTGCTGGCTTAAAGCTAGGAACAAAATGCTCTGGAATAATAATAGCTGTATTTTTAGAGATATTTCTCGCAGTTTTTTGAGCTCTTTTCTTCACTACAAAACTGCCAAAACCTCTTACGTAAACATTTTCTCCAGCAATCATGTTGTTTTTGATTACCTTAAAAAATGCCTCTACTGTTTCTTGAACGTCAACTTTCTCAATCCCTGTCTTTGTTGATATTTCAGCAATAATATCTGCCTTAGTCATATTTCTAAAATTAATTAATTATTGTGTGTGTTTTAATTACATCTGTTTTGGGGTTGCAAAAGTATTGCTTTTTAGCGAGATAGGAAAATAAAAGATGATTTATTTATGTGGTTGACCATCATAGTATTGCAAGTTTTAGCTATTTAATACCTTTTATTGTACTTTTGTTACGATGTCTTTTCAATCGGAAATAGTTAAGTGGTACCTTAAAAACAAGAGAGAATTGCCTTGGAGGGATACCACAGACCCTTATGTGATTTGGCTTTCTGAAATTATTTTACAACAAACAAGAGTAGAACAGGGAAAACCCTATTTCCTTAAGTTTTTAGCGCACTACCCTACTGTAAAAGATTTTGCTAATGCCGCCGAAGAACAAGTTTTAAAACTTTGGCAAGGCTTGGGCTATTACTCTAGAGGCAGAAACATGTTGTTTACCGCCCGTTATGTTGTAGAACATTATGGGGGCGTTTTTCCTACAAGCTACGATGAACTGGTAAAATTAAAGGGTGTTGGAAGCTATACCGCAGCAGCTATCTCTTCTTTTTCTAGTAACGAAAGGAAAGCAGTGGTTGATGGAAATGTATACCGCGTTTTGGCCAGATATTTTGGTATCGAAGAGCCTATCAATTCAAACGCAGGCCAAAAAATGTTTGCCAATTTAGCCCAAGAACTTATTGCCGACCAAGAGCCTTCTGTTTATAACCAAGCTATGATGGAATTTGGCGCACTACAATGCAAGCCAAAATCTCCACTTTGTGCCCAATGCCCAATACGGCTAGGTTGTTACGCTTATAAACATAAAAAGGTAGATCTGCTTCCAATTAAGCTAAAGAAAGTAAAAATCAGAAAAAGGTGGTTTAATTATTTTGTAGGCATTACCAATAATGAAATTTTAACCAAACAAAGAATACCCGGCGATGTTTGGCAGCACCTATACGATTTCCCTTTAATTGAAACACAAGGAGAGGCTTCACTTTCGGATGCTGATTTTTTGGTTAAAACCCAAGAATTATTTGGCAAACAGTTAGAGCTAAAGGTTTTAGAAAGCAAAAAACACATCCTTACCCACCAAATAATATATGTTCAATTTTTTGCAATAGATAATTATATTGTTAACTTTAATTTACACACCGAAATTAAATCGGTTAAAATTAACGTTTTTAAACAATTACCTCATCCCAAAATTATTGGCGATTTTGTAGAAAAGCATATAGACTAATCAAATATATTTATGTCAGGTATTAACAAAGTAATCTTAGTGGGCCACTTGGGCAAAGACCCCGAAGTTAGGCATTTAGAAGGTGGAGTTACCGTTGCGAGTTTTCCTTTAGCCACCTCAGAGACATTTAACAAAGACGGAAAAAGGGTTGAACAAACCGAGTGGCATAACATTGTATTGTGGAGGGGCTTGGCCGAAGTAGCTTCTAAATATCTTCAGAAAGGCAAATTGGTGTACATAGAAGGAAAGCTGAGAACCCGTTCTTTTGAAGATAAAGAGAAAGTAAAAAAATATGTTACCGAGATTGTTGCCGAGAATTTTACCATGCTGGGCAGAAAAAGCGATTTCGAGCCTGTTAGCTCTAGTGGCGCAATAACATCACACAATAAAATTGAAGACGATTTTTCGACATCTATTGACCAGTCGGGAGATTTACCTTTTTAGTAAACCACT from Pedobacter sp. SL55 includes these protein-coding regions:
- a CDS encoding single-stranded DNA-binding protein → MSGINKVILVGHLGKDPEVRHLEGGVTVASFPLATSETFNKDGKRVEQTEWHNIVLWRGLAEVASKYLQKGKLVYIEGKLRTRSFEDKEKVKKYVTEIVAENFTMLGRKSDFEPVSSSGAITSHNKIEDDFSTSIDQSGDLPF
- the mutY gene encoding A/G-specific adenine glycosylase, encoding MSFQSEIVKWYLKNKRELPWRDTTDPYVIWLSEIILQQTRVEQGKPYFLKFLAHYPTVKDFANAAEEQVLKLWQGLGYYSRGRNMLFTARYVVEHYGGVFPTSYDELVKLKGVGSYTAAAISSFSSNERKAVVDGNVYRVLARYFGIEEPINSNAGQKMFANLAQELIADQEPSVYNQAMMEFGALQCKPKSPLCAQCPIRLGCYAYKHKKVDLLPIKLKKVKIRKRWFNYFVGITNNEILTKQRIPGDVWQHLYDFPLIETQGEASLSDADFLVKTQELFGKQLELKVLESKKHILTHQIIYVQFFAIDNYIVNFNLHTEIKSVKINVFKQLPHPKIIGDFVEKHID
- a CDS encoding tetratricopeptide repeat protein, which translates into the protein MKSPRTTQIVIIAGIVLLVGFLFSQDIKGLVKPKEDAASAMPTEAQAPVLSLLEASATAKNLISNAAAKEFTSLETAYQKASGEEKISQAKVLAQKWDDLEQAIPSALYLEEAANAQSSLENWVKAGDRFLKAFDNTQDSIAKPIMLQKANHAFGEAIAIDSTNLDAKTGMGVVIVNGAGAPMEGIAMLLDVVKKDPKNFKANMNLGMFAIKSGQFDKAITRFEDIIKNIKATPDSYFYLATAYENLGKNKEAIDAYLQSKKLAANPTLSSFIDKKVAELKK
- a CDS encoding HU family DNA-binding protein; translation: MTKADIIAEISTKTGIEKVDVQETVEAFFKVIKNNMIAGENVYVRGFGSFVVKKRAQKTARNISKNTAIIIPEHFVPSFKPAKVFVDKVKNNTKKAKAEA